In Dryobates pubescens isolate bDryPub1 chromosome 16, bDryPub1.pri, whole genome shotgun sequence, the sequence acaataaaatgttttgatttggtGAAGTGGCTCAAAGGGCCTGTTGATCAAATAGGTCTGCTGGATGCCAcagtgcagctggcagagcaatGCATTATCTTCTGAAATGGTGCTTATTTGATTGTCAAGTGTGAGGATTTTTAACACTTTCAATTTTTGATGATGCTAAGTGGAAATACCCATCAGAGGGTTCTCATGAGACCAGGCTAGGAGGGAAGAAGCATTTCCTGGACACAGAGAGTCCTGAGTGAATATGTTCAtctctctgctgagtgctgccttgGCTTCGACTTTAGGATATCATCTCCAAGCATTCAGCTTGTGGTGACtttggtgaggagcaggagaatTACTTAAAGAAATCTGTTAATTCTTGGGAGGGGGGGTTGTATGtgtatttttacattttctttatttttagtcCCTTTTTGGGGGAAGGATGGGGGGACAATTGTGGgtgtgttgtgttgtttgggggttttggtggggggtgTGTTCGGTTTTGGTTTGTTCGTTTGGGTGTTCGGTTTTAAAGGCTGGATTTGTATATAAGCATTCAACCCCTGCTTTCATGTTTGTGCAAAAATTAGACATTTAGGTCTACAATAAGCAACTAAAACTGCTTGGGGGTATggaattcctttctttttctcctttaaatTTAACTGTTTAGCTGCTCATGTATTTGGGACTGCATCTTATTACTGAACTATGAGGGAAGAGTCTGCAACTGAAACTATATCATAGTATGCACCCTTGTATCCTACTTGATGTTTTGAGAAGCCTGTTTGCTTTTACATAGCCACCAGATCTATTTTGATCCCTCTAGGACAGGGATTCTTCATTTATGCAGTAGCAACATCCTGCTTTAACTGGCAACAGCTTGTTGGGTGGAGTGCTTGAGGCATTGAGTCGCTGCTAAAACTCCCTATCTGATGCTCGTGGGGTGGTGTGCTTGCCCAGGGGACTGTGACCAAGACACTTAAGAGCGTCCCTCATATTCAGAGCTAGCTGTTTTGTGTGTGCTTCAGAGGAATAGCCTTCTGCTAACATTGGATAGTCTGGAGTCAGGATTGGCAGGCAACTTTTTAAGCATTCACATCCTTGTGTAATAAGCTGCTTGTTAGTGTGGCATAGCCAAAACATCTGTGAATATGGAATTTTAGTGCAACGTCTGGTCTCAAGAGGAGCAGCTTTGTCAGAGTGATTCATCTCCTCAAATGATGGAAGCTTATCTGTGAAGACAGAAGGCATGCAccatttcagactgttgtacttTGCTTCCCTAGAACAAATGACTGTACTTGGATAAGGAAGtaggttgggttggtttgttcctCCCAGAATCTTGTTTTCTCCTTTGTATATGATAAGGCAGTTTTCTCAGTGGCAGAGAAAACGGGATGCATTAATTTTCTTGGAGGTCACTGAACTAAGAATGGTCAAGGCTTGCTGAAGATGGGAAAGTGAGGACCTGCATGGCAACGTGGGCATCCCTCTCAGCAAAATGTTATGGAGAAAACTGAAGCTGATACCTCACTCTGGGAATTGCAGATAGCTCCAGTCTGcatctggcagctgcagcaagtgGTGTCTCTGACTGCCTGACTTCATGGTGTAGCATCCCTTCAGTCTTTATTTTTCACAACaaactcattttttcccccagttgaACACAAAACCACTTAAAAGGTCAGTGTCTAAGGAGATATCTCAGCCTATTAAAAGCAGTagcaaagtgaaaggaaactGAAGTAGAAGAATGCCCTCTTGTTGATGTTGCTAACACAAATGATACCCATTTGCTGAGCACATGACTTGGGGCCCTAATGCTCTGCATCACAGCACAGATCTGTGGCAAGGGACAGGGGGAATGTTTCTAAGAACTGGTTTTAAATAAAAACCTGCTCTGTAACCTGTTTCTCATCCTTGGTGACAAATGCATGGTAATGTCCTCTGCTGGCTAAAAACCAAAATCAAGTCACACCATTTGCTACAGCTACTTTCTTCAGGCTGTATTTAATTGATAGGTggtaaatagaaaataaaactgCCTGATAAAGGCTTAAGTTTCTGGATGTGTAAATGAATTAAGTAACTTTCTGAACActgtaatttccttttttttttcccctcagaaaaTGGCTGTTCCACCTGCTTATGCTGACCTGGGCAAATCCGCCAGAGATGTTTTCAACAAGGGATATGGTAAATAAAAGCCAAAATCAGTTTGGTCTGTCACTGTCTGTCTGATTACTAAAGCTGTTAGAATTTTAGTATTTTTCCCTGATAAATATTCCAATAATTTCCATTAGAATCCAGAGAAAATTTTCAGTCTTAGCTTTACTTTGCCATTCCTCTCTGGGAAGGGAGAGTAGTTTACTGTTTTCTGACATTTGTTCCCCAtctgttttgaaagaaaattgtgtgtgtgttgttttgacTATTTCCTCGTGTCCTGAATAGGATCATTGATGGCAGTAGTTTGCTTATGAACATACTGATGCTCAGCATGAATAAAGTCATTATTGCCTAATTTGGTCCCAGTTATATTGGTGAGTTCAGTAGGGTTCGAAAGGggcctccaggagagctggagagggacattttACAAAGGCACATGCctttgtgacaggatgagaagtaatggcttcaaactggaagaaactGCATTTGGATTCCACATTGGGAAGAaaatcttccccatgagggtggtgaggcactggaacaggttgcccagagaagttgtggagtttgcaaccctggaagtgttcaaagtgaggctgggtggggccttgagcaacctggtgtagtagGAGGTGTACCTGCTTATggtagggggattggaactggatgatctttaaggtcctttccgacccaaaccattctgtgattctatgattaatcaGTCAGATGCCATCTGAAGTATGAGCTGTGTAATCTGCTTCATGAAAGCAGCCTGTAACTGTACCCTTGGTTTAGTTTTAATAGTTCACATGTGATTTAGGTGGGAGTTTTAAGAAAGCAATCAGAAATGCTTTCCAAATTAACAGATACCTAATTCATGTGTTTTACTCCTAGGTTTCGGGTTAATAAAACTtgatttgaaaacaaaatctgAAAATGGACTGGTGAGTTTGGAAAGATTTTGAAATCTGAAACTGCCATATTCATTGTGTTTACTGTTTATTAAAATGAATATATAGCCCTTATTCTCCCCTTATCATTTTTCATATATATTATAACCTTGTAAGTTACTTTACATTTATAATGAGAATAGGAGATACAGTGAAGGGCTCCTTTGCAACCATGATCGTGGCCTACTACATAAACAGTGTTGCTGTTTGAGAGTATCACCACGGATTGGGCTCAAGGAAAGGGTCAGTGCTTCCCTCCTGCTTTACTGGGTTGAACGAGCATAAATATGGGGATTTTATCAacgcttatcaatatctaaagagtGAAGATGGTGGTCACAGGGAATGCAAAACCCAAGCAAGTTTCATAAGGATGTGGCCAGCAAGTTGAAAGAGGTTCTCCCCCAGCTTTACTCTTCcatagtgaggccacatctgaaatACCACATCCAGTTCcgggctccccagtttgagagacaggaaactgctggagagtccagtggagggccatgaagatgctgaggggcatggagTATCTCTCTGAGGAGAAgcggctgagagccctggggctgttgagcctggagaagagcagccccagaggggattgtatcaatgctcagcaagagctaaaggctagGGGCAAAAggctgggggcaagaggctgggaacagactctgctcactggtgcccagggacaggacaaggggcaaagggcaaaaactggaccccaggaggttccacctgagcaggacaaaattctttgctgtgagggtgctgagccctggagcaggctgcccagagaggttgtggagtctccttctctggagagcttacgccccgccccccccccccccccccccccccccccccccagccatcgtgatcctgggcacgctgctgtgggtgccctgctttagcagaggggttgaactggatgatctccaaagatCCCTGCCAACTCCCACCATGTTGGATTTCAGGGATTTGTTTTCCAAGGGTGCCTCCTGCAGTCACTAAACAAGCAGAGTTGCAGTGTAGCTGTGTTCTGGAGCTGTTTATTTAGAGTATCTCTATGAAGCGTTTGGCAGACTGGCATGTTGATTCAGATACACCTTGTGCAGTTATCAAAGAAGCTCCTTGGTCTGTGGTGAGAGTTAGCCACACTCCTTTCCTATATCCACTCCCTTATCATGCAATGCcttttctcactttttttctctttctttgtggGATAGGACTATGTTCATATTAAGCACTAGCAACCACATCCTTAAACCTTCTGAGAACTCTGCACTATTGAACCATATCACAAATTTTAATGACTAGTATGTCCTACAAGTATTTGCCTGTTTacaaatatatattatatatatatggttgttttttggttttttccccttttcttttaggAATTCACAAGCTCAGGTTCAGCTAACACAGAAACAAGCAAAGTTAATGGTAGTTTGGAAACAAAATACAAGTGGGTGGAGTATGGATTGGTGTTCACAGAAAAGTGGAACACTGACAACACACTAGGCACCGAGATTACACTTGAAGATCAGGTAATTTTTGGCTCACGTGTTGCAATTTACCAATTAACTTAAGCTCTAATTATAGATCCAACCAGtgaatttcttttctgttcagcTTGCTCGTGGCCTGAAGCTGACCTTTGACTCCACCTTCTCTCCTAACACTGGGTAAGAAGTAaggcattttttattttatattttagttTTTCAGAATACTGTCTTCCTTCCTTACTCCTCCTGTCCTGAGATACTGAGGCAGTAAACAGCCTGTGTGTGATGCAATCATGTACATCTGATTCCAATCTTAGTGTTAACAATCCTTTTTTAATCCTAAACCATAGCAAGCTAAATACAATAACTTGAACATTACAGTCAGATCATGCTGTGAGGAAAAGGTTTTGTTTGCGCTCCTATGGTGTATTTCTGGCCATGTCAGAGGATGAGCTACTGTCTGACTAAAACAAGTCAGCTGTAATGCAAAACTTAACAAGCTCCAGGAGCCAGTTTGCCACAACTCTAATAGGTTCACACAGTAATTGGGCTCTTCTCCAGAGCTGAATTTATCATTGGAATTCTTGCTGGCCGCAGTGTGCCTTGGTGGTGGATGAGTGTTTCTGATGCAGCAATTGGATTCCATGTTTTATGTGGGCCAAAGGGATTAAGCAGCAGCTGTAGGTTGAGATGTTGGTTTatttcccttcccccaccccgaTTATCTTTTTTGCAAGCACTGCTGCTAGTAAGCCAAAATGCTCTGCATGTTAGCTTCCCAGCAtgttgtgctgctggctgatgGGGTAACAGTCCCCGTGGAGATTTCATCTTGGCTTTGAGACtgtcctctgcagtcagcttcCAGTCCATTCCCAGTTCTGCATTAACTGGGTAGTTTTGTATTTGTTAATCAGAATAATTTCTGGTGTTTGTTGCGAATTGTTTCTTAGCTGGTAGGATTCttaaattaaaaagcaaaaaccTGTATGAGAACAAATTACAGCCCTGTAGCTTACTTCTGAGGCACTTCACGGGTATTCTAGTGTCTAAGTTACAAGGGTTTGCTTGCTGGGGGACTATTATAATGTGAATAAATGGAACGAGATTCCATCCTGGTGGGACCTGGTTTATGTTGACAGGTATGGTGGTGAGACAAAGTTCAGTTCTtccccacacacaaagaaaccacggctaactcagtcggagaagcgaAAATGGatgagctatatttacaagcaggatgaaatgcagatggatATATACAcaacatacagtatttacaatacgtacagaaatacacagcaaagaatgtaatacagaacaaagctttccctcctccagccaggagggttcccccggcccccacccccccaccccgtaccccctctctccccctacctcccttttttcccaaaaagggttagagagagagaaaagagaattattaaggaggaaattctgttagctcaaagcgtatgcaagaattattcttatctgttagttcaaggttaactccatcccgcagctgttgctcagagagagactgaaacagacaggctgaaaagacaGAACTGAACTCACTGAGACTCAAccagaactaaaacttaaagttgcattctaccaatctaccaatgaaattaatttagaatatcttgtttttgTTATTATTCCAAAACATTCatccagagtgttccagcaactttccctttcttaaaggcacagcctaaaacggtcacaacAGGGATGCATTACATTGGAATATGATACACCCTCTCCTTACTACTTACTGGCTGTGAAGGGTCTTTCAACAGGGAAAATTTTTTAGGAGAGCTCTGTGTTCACTTGCCCCCATCCCTGTGGACTTCTACAGAAGTTGCACATGAGCTGATGCAGGTGCTTTTGGCACTCCTGCTCTTTATTTCTGAttttggaaaaaacccaagaaattcCCAAGTCTGAAAGTAATGATAGCAATAATGATGGAACAATCTCCATTTGGGTCTGATAGAACACTGACACAGTTCTTGGTAGCTGAAGCAAAAAGTTGGTTTGAAATTTCAAATTAGACTGACTTTTCCAAAGGATTTCAATAGAAGACTTGGTCAAAGACAGGAGATGCTCATAGggtaaaaagagaaaataatcttAAATAAGAGTAGCTGAGTATATCAGATGTAACCCTTTTGCCTTCTGAGAGTGTGCACCTTTGATGTAAACCAACCCAAGAACACATAAGAAGCTATTGTTTTGGCCAATGGTAGAAAATGAAGCAAGTGACTCAGGAAAGTTTATTTCTGTGTTaactctgcagccttcccaatGGCTGTAACCATTCAGCTTCCTAAAGCATCCTGAAGAAAAAGCAAGGTGTCAGAGCCCCTGAAGCAGCCTCCTTCCTTATCAGCAGAAACTTTCCCTCAGGAAGATGGAGGCTTAGGAGTGATTTCTTAACATCTGTCACAGCAAATGTATAAAACCAGACCAACTGCTGTTGCCTTTCTGTGGCGACCCTGTAAACGAGTTCAGTTTCCATTCCTTCTCTGCATCTACCTAGTTTCCCAAACCATCAGATTAGCTGGAGATAGGCATTTGTCACCTCTCATCTGActtactgtgctgctgcttttcagcacaCACAACCCAGGAGTGCTTCGTGCGGCTCCATACCACATTCTACTGCTTAATTGCAAATAGTTCACTGTAGCTGAATTAGGAGCTTGCAGGTGTGAAAGGCAAAAAGGTGACGTGTCCCATGGCTCTCTCCAGGTATGTATATTTTGTCCTCAAGAACTGTTAGACTGATTTCAGCAACTGGTTTGATTGAATTGCTACCTTTGAGGGTACCTTTTTCAAGATAAGActtttctattttctctttAGGAAAAAGAGTGCTAAGGTTAAGACAGGGTACAAGAGGGAACACATCAACATCGGCTGTGACATGGATTTTGATATTGCTGGTCCCTCAATACGTGGAGCCCTGGTGCTCGGCTATGAGGGGTGGCTGGCAGGTTATCAGATGACCTTCGAGAGCGCCAAGTCTAGAGTCACCCAGAGCAACTTTGCTGTTGGCTACAAGACCGATGAATTCCAGCTTCACACCAATGTGTaagtaacagcagcaggcactgaacATGAATTTGAAAGGGTTTTACTGCTTACTAGAACAACAAATAGGATGGAGTTCCAGCAGTGTGGAAAGAGAGAATGGTGGATTGGCAATTATTTCTTCTATTACTTCTGTTTGAAATTACTGcttctctgccctagtgaggcctcatctagagtactctgtccagttctgggctccccagttccagaagGACAGGAAGGTGCTTGAAAGGGTGCATCAAAGGCCTACAAAgttgattaggggactggaacatctctcttatgaagaaaggctgagaggcttaGAGctttttagcttggagaggagaagactgagggggatctcatcaatgcttataaatacttcaagggtgggtgtcaggaggatggggccaggcttttttaagtggtgcccagcaacaggacaagaggtaatcgGCACAATCCTGAACGTAGGGAGCTTCATCTGAACTTGAGCAAGGGCCTTCTTGATGttgaggtggtggagcactggagcaggctgcccagagaggcggtTGAGGCTCTCTCTCTGGAGTCATCAAAAaacctgtgcagcctgctctaggtgaacctgctctggcaggggggggttgaactagttgatctccaaaggtccctacTAAgccctgtcattctgtgatgtaAGGTGCTTTTTTAGTGAACTCTCTGGGTGATGGAGTGCATGATGGGAGTTGAACTTGCTGCACACCCAGGCACCCAATGCCTAGTAGAATCTATTAGTGGAATAATAAAACAAGTAGGCTATAAGATTATCCTTTATGAAAGCTGAAATAAGAGCAATGCCTTTCTTTTGCACAtgtcaaaatgaaacaaaatgattGTTTGATCTGTAGATGAACAAGTACAGGCCAAAGGAAATTAATGGGAGAGATAAGGACTGTGTTGGTTCTGAGCAcaagcctatgaggagaggctgagggagctggggttgcttagcctggagaagaggaggctcagaggagaccttattgctgtctacaactacctgaagggaggttgtagccaggagggggttggtctcttctcccaggcaagcagcaccagaacaagaggacacagtcttaagctgtgccaggggaggttgaggctggatgttaggaagaagttcttcacagaaagagagattggccattgggttgtgctgcccagggaggtggtggagtcaccatcactgggggtgtttaggaagagcctggatgaggcacttggtgccatggtttagttgattagatggtgttgggtgataggttggacttgatgatctcaaaggtcttttccaacctgctttattctattctattctagtactGGGAGGGATATGATGGAAAAGTTCGGTTTGCTATTACAGCTCCTAATAATTATTTACACAAGCATTTGTCCTTTTTGAATGCACAAACAATAGGAAACCAGGACCAAATTCCACAAACCCCTTAATTTCTCTGTCTCCTGATCCTCTTCTGCCTCTGGGGAAGAGAGTTTCTGAGGATGAGGTAATCTCTAATCcattcctccatccctccctttcCCATTCCCTTGGGTAACTGGATAGTTTGCACATAGCAGAGCTACTGCAGGCTGTTCCCATTCAGGGGCTGAACAACTGTTCTGTCTTCCTGGAGCTACTGTTTCAAAggctttctgttctgtttcatGGTGTGTGGCAGAGATCTGGTTTAGGAAGCTCCTGCTGCCTTACAGCACAACTGAACCTTCACAGCCCAGACAGTATGTCTGAAAGATTGCCAAAGCTCAAAAACGTGGGCAGAAAACGTGTCTCTAAACAAGTGGAGTCCCCTCCACGCTGAGTTACTCCTTCAAGCACAATGACTTTCAGTTTTGCTATACTGTGGCAGTTCAAAACATTGTATTACTGGGTTTTGCTATAAAAAAAGCTTGAATTATTACTACTTTTAATgaaagcaacagaagaaaatagCTGTAGTAGCAGCAGAGGCTCAGATCTTACTGTACTGTTTCTTAGTTCACTGTTAACTGTACAGAGGTAATAAATCATCCACCTGGTTTAGTGTTTCTCGGAAGGCATGCAGGGACTCTcttggtggtggagcaggaattaattttttggtacagaacaagcagtTTATATAGGAAAAATTGAGCAGGCTAAGCAGttccctgacattcttgcaccactgctgctaattgaattttctcctttgatatgcagctgtccattgttatcttcatcccatatcaggCTGAGCTTCTCCAGCATGTGCACAAGCATCCTTCTGTCTCATCCTTCTGTCTcgcacttcaggttgtttactgcagtcagctcttctttatcacCAGGCCATTCCTCTGTTGTCAGCagcctgttgttctttcttgtcctgaaaccttccatagatacCTTCTGCTTTCCCACAAGTATTCATACTCTAGCAATTGACAGGCAAGCCCCTAAGTGTGTGTCAGGAATACACATTTCATTATTAATAGGCTAGTTGGGTATTTGATGTGTTTCAGCCCCAGAACATGCCAGTTTTTATCTAATCCCAGAAGCAGTGGTGTGTGGAGCTCCCAACACCAGCCTGCTCAGGTGCTGTTGCACCTGGACAGTTCAGGGTTTCACAGGggtgctgtggcagagctggtaATTTCACTAATTTCACTCCATGGGGCTTGAAGCAGCATCTTTTGTTACTGGTATAACACAGACCATCTGGAGACTTCAGAAAGTTGCTCTCCTTAGTGGCGCCTTCCTTAATAAATTCATTTTCATGAGACTTGTGTTGTTATTTTTTCTACATCTGAAAAGTGCTGCTATTGCCATTAATAATAAGAGTAAATTGGCTTAAATAAGTAATGGACTTAAAAAGAGGATTGACTTTATTTTTTACTACAAAGAGGTAGAGCTGGATAATTTCTAGTTTGAAATGTGACTTTCCTAATTTTTTAAGCATAGCTTAGACCACCCCCTGCTAATGTTGCAGGTCAAGACAAAAACTGTGCGGGAGCCTTGCACAGAACCTGCCTGTATAGCCCATTCTCCTCAGTCCTTTATAATGCCTCCTTTTCTTGAGAGCCAGGCGACGCCGTTAGATGTGAGCTTCAGTCTTACCTGAATTAACTACTGTAGTGTTTTTCTGGAAGGATGGTTCTGACAATTTAAAAGGCTGCAGTTTGTCAGAGGAGGGAAAGTGGAGAGATTCTAAATCCACCCCTTTTAAATCATTAAAGATTTGGTATAGTCTAATAATTGGAATCAGATTGTTTTATGATTTGGAAATAACCATAAGTATTATAGTTTAGAAAGAATCGCAATTATTGTCTTTGCAGGGGTCTTCCTGTGGTTTAGTATTTCCTTGGTCAATATCTCAGTTTCCTCTTTGAAGACAATGAGCGAAATGGCAATTCATATGCTTGCTGCTTGCAAGGAGTTTATGGCTTTTAAAAGTTTTTATCTGCATGCTCTAAggttttgcattttatttacCACACTTTATTCTCTGTGCTGTCATTAGTAACTGGAAGGTGTGCTGCCCAGTAGCCCAAGGCTGTcattcttcagctgctggccaATGCGCCCTGCAAAGCAAAATCAGTTTAATTTCAGTTTCAGACCCAGAGACACCTATAGTACAGATGTACCATAAGGAAATGGTGTTCACGAGATGTTAAATTGGCATCTTTATTTGGGATACAGCATCTGTCTGTGCCTGGTATCtttgggcacagactggaacccaggaggttccatctgaacatacaGAAAAACTCCTTTCTGTGAGAGTTCTggagccctggcccaggttgcccagagaggttgtggagtctccttctctggagagattccaaccccccctggccattgtgctcctgggcaagctgctgtgggtgccctgctggaggaggggattggactgggtgatctccagagatcctttcaaaccccaccgtgctgggattctgggatatATAGAGAAGAACAGATCTCTCTACTACAAAGGCTCCCATCTACAGAGAAGAGGAAACCATCATGAGTAGTCTATTTTTGATAGGTTGTCACAGTTTTGGTTTTTATAAGTTCcctatacttttttttcccctctgaattACAGTAATTACCAATGAACACCAGCATTTAAAACCCACTTCAGAACCAACCTGGCctaatacatacatagaatacatagaataaaccaggttggaagagaccttcaagatcatcgcgtccaacccatcaaccaatccaacaccacctaaacaactaacccatggcaccaagcaccccatcaagtcttctcctgaaaacctccagtgatggcaactccaccacctcctcaggcagcccattccaatgggcaatcactctgtctctGTCTCAGTTGTTACAGGGATATTAGACGAGGTGTAAGCCAGCGTTCTGCAAATACAGCTCTTACAGGGGGAAAGAACTGAGGTGACTGTTGGGGGATGCGGTTTAAAATGAGACTAATGCATTGCTTCCAGGAATGATGGCACGGAGTTCGGCGGCTCCATTTACCAGAAGGTGAACAACAAACTGGAAACCGCCGTGCAGCTTGCCTGGACAGCTGGGAACAGCAACACACGCTTTGGAATAGCAGCCAAGTATCAGATTGACCCAGATGCCTCATTTTGTGTGAGTGCCCTGCACCTACAGCTGTAAACATCTGAAAACAGGCTCTCTGGGTGGGAATGGGAAGCGCTTTTGCATCAGTGAAGGATATCTTGATGCAGTTTCCTGTGAAGAGTTGGCTCGTAGGTCCCTTTGTCTTGTTTTTGGCAGCATGAGAGCGCAACATTGGATCTTCCTTAGAAGTGACACATAATGTTTTATTGTAGCATTGGGCACTGCTTGGAGAACTTTTCCCTAACCTTCTTGATAAAACTAAAAGCCATGTTAATAGAAACATTATTGCCTATAGCAACTGTGGATTGCTGGAGATTTTGCATTTAAGTTATGGCAAAATTAACTTCTTTTTGTGATTTAAAACATGAAATTCTTCACCTGCTTAAAAGGTGTGActttctggggtgcatt encodes:
- the VDAC1 gene encoding voltage-dependent anion-selective channel protein 1 — encoded protein: MAVPPAYADLGKSARDVFNKGYGFGLIKLDLKTKSENGLEFTSSGSANTETSKVNGSLETKYKWVEYGLVFTEKWNTDNTLGTEITLEDQLARGLKLTFDSTFSPNTGKKSAKVKTGYKREHINIGCDMDFDIAGPSIRGALVLGYEGWLAGYQMTFESAKSRVTQSNFAVGYKTDEFQLHTNVNDGTEFGGSIYQKVNNKLETAVQLAWTAGNSNTRFGIAAKYQIDPDASFCAKVNNSSLIGLGYTQILKPGIKMTLSALLDGKNVNAGGHKLGLGLEFEA